Proteins encoded within one genomic window of Neodiprion fabricii isolate iyNeoFabr1 chromosome 6, iyNeoFabr1.1, whole genome shotgun sequence:
- the LOC124185452 gene encoding spectrin beta chain isoform X1, giving the protein MTTDISVVRGGWDPTLQQEIVDEYEYDGGNSSSRLFERSRIKALAGERESVQKKTFQKWVNSHLVRCSCRIGDLYVDLRDGKMLIKLLEILSGERLPRPTKGKMRIHCLENVDKALQFLREQRVHLENMGSHDIVDGNPRLSLGLIWTIILRFQIQDITIEETDNQETKSAKDALLLWCQMKTAGYHNVNVRNFTTSWRDGLAFNAIIHKHRPDLIHFDKLSKSNAIYNLNNAFNVAEDKLGLTKLLDAEDIFVDHPDEKSIITYVVTYYHYFSKMKQETVQGKRIGKVVGIAMENDRMIHDYESLTSDLLRWIEGTIEALGDRRFANSLVGVQTQLSQFSNYRTVEKPPKFVEKGNLEVLLFTLQSKMRANNQKPYTPKEGKMISDINKAWERLEKAEHERELALREELIRQEKLEQLAARFNRKASMRETWLSENQRLVSQDNFGFDLAAVEAAAKKHEAIETDIFAYEERVQAVMAVSQELEAENYHDIDRINARKDNVLRLWNYLLELLKARRVRLECSLQLQQNFQEMLYILDSMEEIKMRLLTDDYGKHLMGVEDLLQKHSLVEADINVLGERVKAVVQQSQRFLEQGEDYRPCDPTIIIERVQQLEDAYAELVRLAVERRARLEESRNLWQFYWDMADEENWIKEKEQIVSTGDIGHDLTTINLLLSKHKALENEIQSHEPQLMSVAAVGDELISQHHFGSDRIKERLQEILGMWNHLLDLAAFRRKRLEEAVDYHQLFADADDIDIWMLDTLRLVSSEDVGRDEANVQSLLKKHKDVTDELKNYATTIEQLHQQASQLGEHDSKSPKVLERLASIDSRYKELLELAKLRKQRLLDALSLYKLFSESDGVEQWIGEKNRMLETMVPAKDIEDVEIMKHRYDGFEKEMNANASRVAVVNQLARQLLHVEHPNSEQIVARQNELNQKWAELREKAEGKREALNSAHGVQTFHIECRETVSWIEDKKRILQQTDSLEMDLTGVMTLQRRLSGMERDLAAIQAKLNALEKEAQSIEQEHPDEAAVIRERITQIHTMWEQLTQMLKERDAKLEEAGDLHRFLRDLDHFQTWLTKTQTDVASEDTPTSLADAEKLLTQHQNIKEEIDNYTDDYQKMMDYGERLTSEAGDGDTQYMFLRERLNALKMGWEELHQMWANRQNLLSNSLNLQVFDRDARQAEVLLSQQEHILTKDETPTNFEQAENMIKRHEAFMTTLEANDDKINSVVQFAGRLVEEGHFAADKVKKKADAINDRRNANHERANQVMDKLKDQLQLQMFLQDREELVEWVQEKHITAQDETYRSAKTVHSKWTRHQAFEAEIASNKDRLQQLQQAADELIQLKPELAEIIKPKVEELCDQFEELETTTKDKGERLFDANREVLIHQTCDDIDSWMNELEKQIESTDTGSDLASVNILMQKQQMIETQMAVKARQVTELDKQAEHLQRTVPDEKMEEIKCKKEKVAQRFEQLKAPLTDRQRQLEKKKEAYQFRRDVEDEKLWIAEKMPQATSSEYGNSLFNVHMLKKKNQSLRTEIENHEPRINSVCKNGQKLIDEGHEDSAEFTQRISDLSDKWRELKDAVDNRNKHLLQNEKAQQYFFDATEAESWMSEQELYMMVEDRGKDEISAQNLMKKHESLEHAVEDYADTIRQLGETARQLITDQHALSDQIAVKQSQVDKLYAGLKDLAGERRAKLDEALQLFMLNREVDDLEQWIAERELVAGSHELGQDYDHVTLLWERFKEFARDTETIGSERVAAVNGIADSLIATGHSDAATIAEWKDGLNEVWQDLLELIETRTQMLAASRELHKFFHDCKDVLGRILEKQNAMSDELGRDAGSVSALQRKHGNFIQDLFTLQSQVTQIQDESSKLQASYAGDKAREITNREAEVVAAWNNLQSLCEGRKAKLEDTGDLFRFFNMVRTLLIWMDDVVRQMNTSEKPRDVSGVELLMNNHQSLKAEIDTREDNLTACLDLGKDLLARNHYASVQIKEKLLALTDHRNALLHRWEERWENLQLILEVYQFARDAAVAEAWLIAQEPYLMSQELGHTIDDVENLIKKHEAFEKSAAAQEERFSALQRLTTSECPDKECGLYPPVLEFSHKLIFTPECPPSSKIPITQPKKYLKSQGEIVRDIILYCDRFIMPDTMQRRECTSTGTKIIYPNTINYRTEKTKPSKSFLWSSSWNSTSKTSQGSSDSQPVSPYAEFTDVPVFDDEIVTSNERKTLRRISTISAHKPEFFRLHSTPEIADLTALNPRKYCVSNSSSDTEYSEIIDTACVPEKRTKSSTSIDVSHSVMIHNLMDTDNEFNLKHVNVELETQLVKSTDTQMNECGLEAYLRDKKSEKALAEISLNDELSSEDRHSLDLEKSITKLRKLRLEIGAFTDDLIKADLDPSELLILAERCFCNEDNSIRSFNHLMQVKFNDHDYMSLKSRAMPPKSSNLLTNETSSVRERSKSLLGPKDKFKKSSNLNKVDPNLSAISDSEKSFPSQDHSFSLDNVTLENNVTQFELRELKRQEQEREEEERREQEEAAAAEAAKLAKATPVTSPDEPPSDRVDGDGNQSGEQAGEEDGHVALRKPSTRSPQTQEKPKEVHVQKPARLSTPDVSTPPISPTSPKSQSSYPTTPTTPKGGSGSESGTLRRKERSRSKSPFRSFRWKKSTKSPSLDRSGVSDDDHSYTEQRSPGDDEFEGTLTRKHEWESTTKKATNRSWDKLYMVVRGQNLVAYKDQKSYKAAADQPYKGEPPLDLRGASVQVASEYTKKKHVFRVKSQSGADFLFQAKDDAEMLEWVSVLNQAAQGVSGASTSRAHTLPAPTQAETKRRSFFTLKKN; this is encoded by the exons ATGACGACCGACATCTCGGTGGTGCGCGGGGGTTGGGACCCGACGCTTCAACAGGAGATTGTCGACGAGTACGAATACGATGGAGGAAATTCCAGTTCGAGACTTTTTGAACGATCCCGTATCAAGGCTTTAGCTG gtGAACGTGAATCGGTACAGaagaaaacatttcaaaaatgggTGAATTCCCATCTGGTACGATGTTCTTGTCGTATCGGAGATCTCTATGTCGATCTTCGCGATGGAAAAATGCTTATAAAGCTGCTGGAAATATTGTCGGGCGAACGTTTGCCACGTCCTACAAAAGGAAAAATGCGTATCCATTGTTTGGAGAATGTAGATAAGGCACTGCAATTTTTGCGAGAGCAAAGAGTCCATCTTGAAAACATGGGATCACACGACATCGTCGATGGAAATCCAAGATTAAGCTTGGGATTAATTTGGACAATCATTCTACGTTTCCAAATTCAAGACATCACCATAGAAGAAACTGATAACCAGGAAACTAAATCAGCCAAGGATGCTTTGCTTTTGTGGTGTCAAATGAAGACTGCTGGATATCACAATGTAAATGTTAGGAACTTCACAACATCTTGGCGAGACGGTCTTGCGTTCAATGCCATAATACACAAACATCGTCCAGATTTGATCCACTTTGACAAGCTATCGAAATCAAACGCGATCTACAATTTAAACAATGCTTTCAATGTCGCAGAGGATAAATTAGGTCTAACAAAATTGTTAGACGCAGAGGATATTTTTGTTGATCATCCTGACGAAAAGTCTATAATAACTTATGTTGTGACCTACTATCACTACTTCTCGAAAATGAAGCAGGAGACCGTTCAAGGTAAACGAATTGGTAAAGTTGTCGGAATTGCCATGGAGAACGATAGAATGATTCACGATTATGAAAGTTTGACAAGTGATTTACTTAGATGGATCGAAGGAACAATTGAAGCTTTGGGTGATCGTCGTTTTGCTAATTCTCTTGTGGGCGTTCAGACTCAACTTTCACAGTTTTCCAACTACCGTACAGTAGAAAAACCACctaaatttgtagaaaagGGTAACTTGGAGGTGCTACTGTTTACACTGCAATCCAAAATGCGTGCCAACAATCAGAAACCCTACACACCCAAGGAAGGTAAAATGATTTCCGATATCAACAAAGCCTGGGAGAGATTAGAAAAAGCTGAACACGAGCGTGAATTGGCGCTCAGAGAAGAATTGATACGTCAAGAAAAATTGGAGCAATTGGCTGCAAGATTTAACCGAAAAGCCAGCATGAGAGAAACTTGGCTATCTGAAAATCAACGACTTGTATCGCAAGACAACTTTGGCTTCGATTTAGCAGCCGTAGAAGCTGCAGCTAAGAAACACGAGGCTATAGAAACTGATATATTTGCTTACGAAGAACGTGTGCAGGCAGTCATGGCTGTGTCTCAAGAGTTAGAGGCTGAAAACTACCACGATATAGACCGGATCAATGCCCGAAAGGACAATGTTCTAAGATTGTGGAACTACCTTCTGGAATTACTGAAAGCACGAAGAGTGCGGTTGGAATGTTCACTTCAATTACAACAGAACTTCCAAGAAATGTTGTACATTTTAGACAGTATGGAAGAAATTAAGATGCGATTGTTAACTGATGATTATGGTAAACATTTGATGGGCGTTGAAGATCTTCTTCAAAAGCATTCACTTGTTGAGGCCGACATCAATGTCTTAGGTGAGAGAGTTAAGGCTGTCGTACAACAAAGCCAAAGATTCTTAGAACAAGGAGAAGATTATCGTCCTTGCGATCCAACCATTATTATTGAACGAGTGCAACAACTTGAAGATGCTTACGCTGAATTGGTCCGCCTGGCTGTTGAGCGTCGAGCACGGCTTGAAGAATCTCGTAATCTTTGGCAATTCTATTGGGATATGGCTGACGAAGAGAATTGGATCAAGGAGAAAGAGCAGATTGTTTCTACGGGTGATATCGGTCATGACTTAACTACCATTAATTTACTTTTGTCCAAACACAAGGCCTTGGAGAACGAAATCCAATCTCACGAACCACAATTGATGTCAGTTGCTGCAGTGGGTGATGAATTGATTAGTCAACACCATTTCGGTTCTGATCGCATTAAGGAAAGATTACAAGAAATATTAGGCATGTGGAATCACCTGTTAGACTTGGCGGCGTTCAGACGCAAGCGGCTAGAAGAAGCTGTTGATTATCATCAATTATTTGCTGATGCCGACGATATCGATATTTGGATGCTCGATACTCTGCGATTGGTATCGTCTGAGGATGTCGGTCGCGATGAAGCAAATGTGCAATCTTTGCTGAAAAAACATAAAGATGTCACTGATGAACTGAAAAATTACGCTACAACCATTGAACAGCTGCATCAACAAGCATCGCAACTTGGAGAACACGATTCTAAGTCTCCAAAGGTATTAGAAAGACTCGCCTCAATTGATTCGAGATACAAAGAGCTTCTGGAACTGGCTAAATTGCGCAAGCAAAGATTATTAGATGCCTTGTCTCTGTACAAGCTGTTCAGCGAATCAGATGGAGTTGAACAATGGATCGGAGAAAAGAACAGAATGTTGGAAACTATGGTTCCTGCCAAGGACATTGAAGATGTTGAGATAATGAAACACCGCTACGATGGCTTTGAGAAGGAAATGAATGCCAATGCTTCTCGCGTTGCTGTAGTTAATCAATTGGCTAGACAGCTACTACATGTTGAACATCCGAACTCAGAGCAAATTGTTGCACGTCAGAATGAATTGAATCAAAAGTGGGCCGAGCTAAGAGAGAAGGCTGAAGGCAAACGCGAAGCACTCAACTCTGCACATGGAGTACAAACCTTCCATATCGAATGTCGTGAGACCGTATCTTGGATCGAAGATAAGAAACGCATCTTACAGCAAACCGATAGCTTAGAAATGGACTTGACTGGTGTGATGACGCTACAACGTCGGCTTAGCGGTATGGAGCGTGACTTGGCAGCCATACAGGCGAAATTGAATGCACTTGAAAAAGAAGCGCAATCAATTGAGCAGGAACATCCTGATGAGGCTGCAGTCATTCGTGAACGAATCACCCAAATTCATACCATGTGGGAGCAATTAACTCAGATGCTTAAAGAACGCGATGCCAAACTCGAAGAAGCTGGAGATTTACATAGATTCTTGCGTGACCTTGATCATTTCCAGACTTGGCTTACCAAGACCCAAACAGATGTTGCCAGCGAAGATACACCCACAAGCCTTGCAGATGCTGAGAAACTGTTGACCCAGCATCAGAATATTAAGGAAGAGATTGACAACTACACGGACGATTATCAGAAGATGATGGACTATGGCGAGAGGCTAACAAGTGAGGCTGGAGATGGAGATACACAGTACATGTTCTTGAGAGAAAGATTGAATGCCCTGAAAATGGGCTGGGAAGAGCTCCACCAAATGTGGGCAAATCGTCAAAATCTGTTATCGAATTCGTTGAACTTGCAGGTCTTTGACCGCGATGCTCGCCAAGCTGAAGTTTTGTTGTCTCAGCAAGAACATATCCTTACCAAAGATGAGACTCCGACGAACTTTGAACAAGcagaaaatatgataaaacgCCACGAAGCATTTATGACTACATTGGAAGCCAATGACGATAAGATCAACTCGGTCGTTCAATTTGCGGGCAGGTTAGTTGAGGAAGGCCACTTTGCGGCGGACAAAGTCAAGAAGAAGGCAGATGCAATAAATGATCGAAGAAACGCCAATCACGAAAGAGCTAATCAAGTGATGGACAAATTGAAGGATCAACTTCAGTTGCAGATGTTCTTACAGGATAGAGAGGAACTCGTTGAATGGGTACAGGAAAAACACATCACTGCTCAAGATGAAACTTATCGCAGTGCAAAAACGGTTCATAGCAAATGGACGAGGCACCAAGCGTTTGAAGCAGAAATTGCTAGCAATAAAGATCGTCTGCAGCAACTGCAACAGGCTGCTGATGAGTTGATTCAATTGAAGCCTGAATTGGCTGAGATCATAAAGCCGAAAGTTGAAGAATTATGTGACCAATTTGAAGAGCTGgaaacaacaacaaaagaCAAAGGAGAGAGACTATTCGATGCTAATCGTGAAGTCCTCATACATCAGACTTGCGATGATATCGACTCGTGGATGAATGAATTGGAGAAACAGATTGAAAGTACAGATACTGGATCTGATCTTGCCTCTGTCAATATTTTGATGCAGAAACAGCAGATGATAGAAACTCAAATGGCTGTGAAGGCTCGCCAAGTTACAGAGCTCGATAAACAGGCTGAACATTTGCAGAGAACAGTACCAGACGAGAAgatggaagaaataaaatgcaaGAAGGAGAAAGTTGCTCAAAGATTTGAACAGCTTAAGGCACCACTTACCGATCGACAGCGTCAgctggagaagaaaaaagaagcgtACCAATTCAGGCGTGACGTTGAGGATGAGAAATTATGGATTGCAGAAAAAATGCCACAAGCTACCAGTTCGGAATATGGTAATTCCCTCTTCAACGTTCAtatgttgaagaaaaagaatcaaTCTCTCCGTACTGAAATCGAAAACCACGAACCAAGAATCAATTCTGTATGTAAAAACGGTCAGAAATTGATTGACGAGGGACATGAAGATAGTGCTGAATTTACTCAACGTATCTCCGATCTTTCGGATAAATGGCGCGAACTGAAAGATGCGGTTGACAACAGGAATAAACATTTGTTACAAAACGAAAAGGCACAACAATACTTCTTCGACGCCACAGAGGCTGAATCATGGATGAGCGAACAGGAATTATACATGATGGTTGAAGATCGTGGTAAAGACGAGATATCTGCGCAAAACCTAATGAAAAAACACGAGTCTTTGGAACATGCTGTTGAAGATTATGCCGATACAATCCGTCAGCTAGGTGAAACAGCAAGACAATTGATAACCGATCAGCATGCATTGAGTGATCAAATTGCAGTCAAACAATCCCAAGTTGACAAGCTATATGCAGGACTAAAAGATTTGGCTGGCGAACGCCGTGCCAAGCTAGACGAAGCCCTTCAATTGTTTATGCTAAACCGAGAAGTTGATGATTTGGAGCAATGGATAGCTGAGCGAGAATTAGTTGCAGGCAGTCATGAGTTGGGTCAAGATTACGATCATGTTACTTTGCTCTGGGAAAGATTCAAGGAATTTGCTCGTGACACAGAGACAATAGGATCGGAAAGAGTCGCAGCTGTAAATGGAATTGCAGATTCTTTGATTGCAACAGGACATTCGGATGCAGCTACAATTGCAGAATGGAAGGATGGCCTGAACGAAGTCTGGCAAGATTTGCTAGAGCTTATTGAAACACGAACTCAAATGTTAGCAGCTAGCCGTGAGCtacataaatttttccatgacTGCAAAGATGTTCTTGGAAGGATcttggaaaaacaaaatgcaaTGTCAGATGAATTGGGCCGCGACGCTGGCTCAGTTTCAGCACTCCAACGTAAACACGGCAACTTTATCCAAGACTTATTCACCTTACAGTCACAGGTGACACAAATTCAAGATGAATCGTCTAAACTTCAAGCTAGCTACGCAGGGGATAAGGCTAGAGAAATCACGAATAGAGAGGCCGAAGTAGTAGCAGCTTGGAATAATTTACAATCTTTGTGCGAAGGACGTAAGGCAAAATTGGAAGACACTGGCGATTTGTTCAGATTCTTCAACATGGTTAGAACATTACTGATTTGGATGGATGATGTTGTTAGGCAAATGAACACTTCAGAGAAGCCCCGTGATGTATCAGGTGTAGAACTACTTATGAATAATCATCAAAGTTTGAAAGCTGAAATCGACACCAGGGAAGACAATCTTACTGCTTGTCTTGACCTGGGAAAAGATCTATTGGCAAGGAATCATTACGCTAGCGTCCAAATTAAGGAAAAACTACTAGCATTGACTGATCACAGAAATGCATTGTTGCACCGCTGGGAAGAAAGATGGGAGAATCTGCAGCTAA TTCTTGAAGTTTACCAATTTGCCAGAGATGCAGCTGTAGCAGAAGCTTGGCTTATTGCTCAGGAGCCATATCTCATGAGCCAAGAACTTGGG CATACAATCGACGACGTAGAAAATCTGATCAAGAAACATGAAGCTTTCGAAAAATCAGCTGCAGCACAAGAAGAAAGATTTAGTGCTCTACAACGACTCACAACG TCTGAGTGTCCTGATAAAGAATGCGGCCTGTACCCACCGGTGCTGGAATTTAGTCACAAATTAATCTTTACTCCGGAATGTCCTCCGTCATCTAAAATCCCTATAACACAACCCAAAAAATACCTCAAATCCCAAGGTGAGATTGTGCGTGACATTATTTTGTACTGTGACAGATTTATCATGCCTGATACGATGCAAAGACGTGAGTGTACATCTACAGGAACTAAAATCATTTATCCAAATACTATAAATTATAGAACTGAGAAGACAAAACCCTCCAAGTCTTTTCTATGGAGTTCTAGTTGGAATTCTACGAGTAAAACTTCTCAAGGTTCTTCTGACAGTCAACCTGTATCACCTTATGCAGAATTCACAGATGTGCCTGTATTCGATGATGAGATTGTTACTTCCAACGAAAGAAAAACCTTGAGAAGAATCAGCACAATCAGTGCTCACAAACCAGAATTTTTCAGGTTACATTCCACTCCTGAAATTGCGGATTTGACTGCATTGAATCCGAGAAAGTATTGTGTGTCAAACTCTTCCTCGGATACCGAATACAGTGAAATAATTGACACAGCTTGTGTTCCTGAAAAGAGAACGAAGAGTTCGACCAGTATTGATGTCAGTCATTCTGTAATGATCCACAACCTCATGgatactgacaatgagttcaATCTCAAACATGTAAATGTCGAACTAGAAACTCAACTAGTCAAATCCACAGATACacaaatgaatgaatgtgGTCTGGAAGCATATCTTAGAGACAAAAAGTCAGAAAAAGCATTGGCTGAGATTTCTTTAAACGACGAGTTATCAAGTGAGGATAGGCATAGCCTAGACCTCGAAAAATCAATAACTAAGTTAAGGAAGTTACGTCTTGAAATTGGGGCATTTACGGATGATTTAATAAAAGCAGACCTTGATCCAAGTGAGTTGCTTATTTTAGCAGAGCGTTGTTTCTGTAATGAAGATAACAGTATTCGTAGTTTTAATCATTTAATGCAGGTAAAATTCAATGATCACGATTATATGTCATTGAAATCACGCGCAATGCCACCAAAATCCTCTAACTTACTAACGAACGAGACATCGAGTGTCCGTGAACGTAGTAAATCCCTTTTGGGTCCTAAAGACAAGTTCAAAAAAAGTTCTAATTTGAACAAAGTTGACCCAAACTTATCCGCTATCTCggattcagaaaaatcattcCCTTCCCAAGACCACTCCTTTTCTTTAGACAATGTAACCCTGGAAAACAATGTTACTCAA TTTGAGTTGAGAGAACTTAAACGACAAGAacaagaaagagaagaagaagaaaggcGTGAACAGGAAGAAGCTGCCGCGGCAGAGGCTGCGAAGTTAGCTAAAGCGACACCTGTCACCAGTCCTGACGAGCCACCCAGTGACAG AGTTGATGGCGATGGTAATCAAAGCGGGGAACAAGCTGGTGAAGAGGATGGTCATG TGGCACTACGCAAGCCTTCAACTAGATCGCCACAAACCCAAGAAAAACCCAAGGAAG TGCATGTTCAGAAGCCTGCACGACTATCGACACCAGACGTTTCAACACCGCCGATTTCTCCAACATCTCCAAAGTCCCAGTCGTCATATCCAACAACACCGACAA CTCCAAAGGGTGGCAGTGGTTCTGAATCTGGTACTTTGCGGCGCAAGGAACGAAGCCGTAGTAAATCACCATTTAGAAGTTTCCGttggaaaaaatcaacaaagtCACCTAGCCTGGATCGAAGTGGTGTGAGCGATGATGATCATAGTTATACTG AACAACGGAGTCCTGGCGATGACGAATTTGAAGGAACGTTAACGCGTAAACACGAATGGGAAAGCACAACAAAAAAAGCCACGAATCGATCATGGGACAAACTATATATGGTCGTACGTGGGCAAAATTTGGTAGCTTACAAAGATCAAAAATCCTACAAAGCTGCTGCCGACCAGCCATACAAAGGTGAACCACCTCTAGATCTTAGAGGTGCCTCTGTACAGGTCGCCAGTGAATACACCAAGAAGAAACATGTCTTCCGAGTCaa GTCTCAGAGCGGAGCAGACTTCCTATTCCAAGCTAAGGATGACGCAGAAATGCTTGAGTGGGTATCTGTGTTAAATCAAGCTGCACAGGGTGTATCTGGCGCGAGTACATCTAGAGCACATACTCTGCCAGCACCGACGCAAGCTGAAACCAAGCGGCGTAGTTTCTTCACACTCAAGAAAAA CTAA